Proteins from a genomic interval of Pseudodesulfovibrio nedwellii:
- a CDS encoding aldehyde ferredoxin oxidoreductase family protein — translation MTKEVYGNMGIILRVDLTTGSVTREDASKYNEKWLGGRCLAHYLLFNEVDVAKTDPLSPANKVYIGTGALGATTFPSSGRTHACYLSPMNYSGWGDSNCGGHFGPALKRCGYDMLVISGKAKKPVCLYIEDDEVRLESAADVWGKGTIDTQAELIEKYGEPTKLLCIGQAGENLVRYANVRTETTNSMGRCGMGAVFGSKNLKAVVAKGSKPVKLFKPKEFYKVTKQLRDELMDPKFGKVHSASYDLMSKWGTPGITNLIGTTGMVPIRNWQRCGIDPKFDRLVRSWSKDHGTRREACFACPVHCHAAYAVKDGKYPTRGGGPEYETTTALGHKCDITDDKVVLKLNTMCNDYGLDTVETGAMFSTLMELMERKLINKSFLDDIDMQFGNGDACVAMMPKIVFRKGCGDNLANGPYRVAKALGEKALQSVYHQKGMCATGVETRSTIGSMLQFAVSPRGSHHLNGLPTAEWVNIPPVAVKVSGFKEGGDVRSYHPEAKARLVQYYENMFFLSDSLGICKFNFGHLGYWHDKVEDLDHMYDLICQSIYYASGIKYTTEELFEIFERSNQIERATIVMRGIRREDDQPNWKCLNKECPGEHPVGPIPLPPIDGVKYNKILDAYYKQRGWDMDGIPETKHLKKLGLDFVAKKMNKALSA, via the coding sequence ATAAAGTTTACATCGGTACCGGCGCACTGGGTGCGACCACTTTCCCCAGTTCCGGGCGTACTCACGCTTGCTATCTTTCTCCCATGAACTATTCCGGTTGGGGTGATTCCAACTGTGGCGGTCATTTTGGACCGGCTCTCAAACGGTGTGGTTATGATATGTTGGTCATTAGCGGCAAGGCCAAGAAGCCTGTGTGTCTGTATATCGAAGATGACGAGGTTCGTCTTGAATCCGCAGCCGACGTGTGGGGCAAGGGTACCATAGACACCCAGGCTGAACTGATTGAGAAGTATGGCGAGCCGACCAAGCTGCTCTGCATCGGTCAGGCCGGTGAGAATTTGGTTCGTTATGCCAATGTTCGTACCGAGACTACAAACTCCATGGGCCGTTGTGGCATGGGTGCCGTTTTTGGATCAAAAAATCTCAAGGCCGTGGTTGCCAAGGGCTCCAAGCCGGTCAAATTGTTTAAGCCAAAGGAATTTTACAAGGTCACCAAGCAGCTCCGTGACGAGTTGATGGACCCGAAATTCGGTAAGGTCCATAGTGCCAGTTATGACCTTATGTCCAAGTGGGGAACACCTGGTATTACCAATTTGATCGGGACCACGGGTATGGTACCCATCCGCAACTGGCAGCGGTGTGGCATTGATCCCAAGTTTGATCGTCTGGTGCGTTCGTGGAGTAAGGATCACGGCACCCGTCGTGAAGCCTGTTTTGCCTGCCCCGTCCATTGTCATGCTGCCTATGCGGTCAAGGACGGTAAGTATCCCACACGCGGTGGTGGGCCGGAATATGAAACCACCACGGCATTGGGTCATAAGTGTGATATCACCGACGATAAGGTTGTCCTCAAGCTCAACACCATGTGTAACGATTATGGTTTGGACACCGTTGAGACCGGTGCCATGTTTTCCACCTTGATGGAATTGATGGAACGGAAGCTTATCAACAAGTCGTTTTTGGATGATATCGACATGCAGTTCGGCAACGGTGATGCGTGTGTTGCCATGATGCCCAAGATCGTGTTCCGTAAAGGCTGCGGCGATAATTTGGCCAATGGCCCGTATCGTGTTGCCAAGGCTTTGGGCGAGAAAGCATTACAGTCTGTTTATCATCAGAAAGGTATGTGTGCCACGGGTGTTGAGACTCGTTCCACCATCGGTTCTATGCTTCAGTTCGCGGTTTCCCCGCGCGGCTCGCACCATCTGAATGGTCTGCCTACGGCAGAGTGGGTCAACATCCCGCCCGTTGCCGTCAAGGTGTCTGGTTTCAAGGAAGGTGGCGACGTTCGTTCTTACCATCCCGAAGCCAAGGCCCGTCTGGTACAATATTACGAGAACATGTTCTTCCTGTCCGACAGCCTCGGTATCTGCAAGTTCAACTTCGGCCATCTTGGCTACTGGCATGATAAGGTCGAGGACCTTGATCACATGTACGACCTGATTTGTCAGTCCATCTACTATGCCTCCGGCATCAAATACACGACAGAGGAATTGTTTGAGATATTCGAGCGGTCCAATCAGATCGAGCGTGCCACTATCGTCATGCGCGGCATCCGTCGTGAAGATGACCAGCCCAACTGGAAGTGTCTGAACAAGGAATGTCCGGGTGAACATCCGGTCGGCCCGATCCCGTTGCCTCCCATTGACGGCGTAAAGTACAACAAGATTCTGGACGCCTACTACAAGCAGCGCGGCTGGGATATGGACGGCATTCCCGAGACAAAACATCTGAAGAAGCTCGGCCTCGATTTCGTGGCCAAAAAAATGAATAAAGCACTCTCCGCATAG